The following proteins come from a genomic window of Salminus brasiliensis chromosome 15, fSalBra1.hap2, whole genome shotgun sequence:
- the LOC140535438 gene encoding UDP-glucuronosyltransferase 2C1-like isoform X3, giving the protein MCPGLSKSAGSFDPRWVIQEFIKSHVNRFLEIWREGSIFARLILEIEMWDGDGEMFEKEKEIVMSIVEDKALVQSLKDAKYDLCLIDPVLISGLIIGHFLKLPLVFNARWTVHCEGHFAIAPSPLSYVPVPLQELSDRMTFSQRVLNVLMYFITELQINYYLASNYHEMCTRVLGPQVNYFEIVQGADLWLFRGDFVFEFPRPTMPNIVYMGGFQCKPSKPLSQDLEDFVQSSGEHGVIIMSLGTFIEQLPHDVANAIAEAFAELPQKVIWRYKGERPSTLGNNTLLVDWMPQNDLLGHPKTKAFVAHGGANGVQEAIYHGVPLVGFGHVWDQPDNLFKMKVRGAAKMIDFATLDKSSFLETIKEVLHERSYRENMQRLSRLHKDVPVKPLDNAVFWVEHVMRHGGAPHLRTESYKMPWYAYHSVDVMLFLLSVVSVVVFIVYRVIRYCCCRLCMRRKMTKRE; this is encoded by the exons ATGTGCCCTGGTCTTAGCAAGTCTGCTGGTAGCTTCGACCCAAGGTGGGTCATTCAGGAATTCATAAAGAGCCATGTAAACAGGTTCTTAGAAATCTGGAGGGAGGGTTCCATCTTCGCTCGCCTGATACTGGAGATAGAGATGTGGGA TGGAGATGGAGAAATGTTTGAGAAGGAAAAGGAAATAGTTATGAGCATAGTTGAGGATAAGGCATTAGTGCAGTCCTTAAAAGATGCCAAATATGACCTGTGCCTTATTGACCCTGTTTTGATTAGTGGCCTTATCATTGGTCACTTTCTGAAACTGCCCCTAGTCTTCAATGCTCGGTGGACAGTCCATTGTGAAGGTCATTTTGCGATAGCTCCTTCACCACTTTCTTATGTCCCTGTGCCATTACAGGAGTTATCGGATCGCATGACCTTCTCCCAGAGAGTCCTGAACGTACTCATGTACTTCATTACTGAATTACAGATCAACTATTATTTGGCATCAAATTACCATGAAATGTGTACTCGCGTTTTAGGTCCACAAGTAAACTACTTTGAAATTGTCCAAGGAGCAGATTTATGGCTCTTTCGAGGTGATTTTGTCTTTGAATTTCCAAGACCCACAATGCCAAACATTGTCTACATGGGTGGTTTCCAGTGCAagccatcaaagcctctttcaCAAGATCTTGAAGACTTTGTTCAGAGCTCTGGAGAACATGGTGTCATCATCATGTCTCTGGGCACCTTTATCGAGCAGCTTCCTCATGATGTCGCCAATGCAATAGCTGAAGCCTTCGCAGAGCTTCCACAGAAAGTTATCTGGCGATACAAAGGGGAAAGACCATCCACCCTCGGGAACAATACCTTACTGGTGGACTGGATGCCTCAGAATGATCTCCTTGGTCACCCTAAAACAAAAGCCTTTGTGGCACATGGTGGAGCTAATGGAGTCCAGGAAGCCATCTATCATGGGGTTCCTCTTGTTGGTTTTGGGCATGTCTGGGACCAGCCTGACaatctttttaaaatgaaagtgAGGGGAGCAGCTAAGATGATTGACTTTGCAACTTTGGACAAGAGCTCCTTCCTGGAAACTATAAAGGAAGTTCTCCATGAGCGTTCATACCGGGAAAACATGCAACGACTCTCCAGACTCCATAAGGATGTACCTGTGAAGCCATTAGACAATGCTGTCTTCTGGGTTGAGCATGTTATGAGGCATGGTGGTGCTCCTCATCTACGAACTGAGTCTTACAAGATGCCCTGGTATGCTTACCACTCTGTTGATGTCATGCTGTTTCTACTGTCTGTAGTTTCTGTAGTAGTGTTCATTGTGTACAGAGTTATCAGATATTGCTGCTGTAGGCTGTGTATGAGGAGAAAGATGACCAAGCGAGAGTGA
- the LOC140535438 gene encoding UDP-glucuronosyltransferase 2C1-like isoform X2, whose amino-acid sequence MCPGLSKSAGSFDPRWVIQEFIKSHVNRFLEIWREGSIFARLILEIEMWERTWKMFEKEKEIVMSIVEDKALVQSLKDAKYDLCLIDPVLISGLIIGHFLKLPLVFNARWTVHCEGHFAIAPSPLSYVPVPLQELSDRMTFSQRVLNVLMYFITELQINYYLASNYHEMCTRVLGPQVNYFEIVQGADLWLFRGDFVFEFPRPTMPNIVYMGGFQCKPSKPLSQDLEDFVQSSGEHGVIIMSLGTFIEQLPHDVANAIAEAFAELPQKVIWRYKGERPSTLGNNTLLVDWMPQNDLLGHPKTKAFVAHGGANGVQEAIYHGVPLVGFGHVWDQPDNLFKMKVRGAAKMIDFATLDKSSFLETIKEVLHERSYRENMQRLSRLHKDVPVKPLDNAVFWVEHVMRHGGAPHLRTESYKMPWYAYHSVDVMLFLLSVVSVVVFIVYRVIRYCCCRLCMRRKMTKRE is encoded by the exons ATGTGCCCTGGTCTTAGCAAGTCTGCTGGTAGCTTCGACCCAAGGTGGGTCATTCAGGAATTCATAAAGAGCCATGTAAACAGGTTCTTAGAAATCTGGAGGGAGGGTTCCATCTTCGCTCGCCTGATACTGGAGATAGAGATGTGGGAAA GAACTTGGA AAATGTTTGAGAAGGAAAAGGAAATAGTTATGAGCATAGTTGAGGATAAGGCATTAGTGCAGTCCTTAAAAGATGCCAAATATGACCTGTGCCTTATTGACCCTGTTTTGATTAGTGGCCTTATCATTGGTCACTTTCTGAAACTGCCCCTAGTCTTCAATGCTCGGTGGACAGTCCATTGTGAAGGTCATTTTGCGATAGCTCCTTCACCACTTTCTTATGTCCCTGTGCCATTACAGGAGTTATCGGATCGCATGACCTTCTCCCAGAGAGTCCTGAACGTACTCATGTACTTCATTACTGAATTACAGATCAACTATTATTTGGCATCAAATTACCATGAAATGTGTACTCGCGTTTTAGGTCCACAAGTAAACTACTTTGAAATTGTCCAAGGAGCAGATTTATGGCTCTTTCGAGGTGATTTTGTCTTTGAATTTCCAAGACCCACAATGCCAAACATTGTCTACATGGGTGGTTTCCAGTGCAagccatcaaagcctctttcaCAAGATCTTGAAGACTTTGTTCAGAGCTCTGGAGAACATGGTGTCATCATCATGTCTCTGGGCACCTTTATCGAGCAGCTTCCTCATGATGTCGCCAATGCAATAGCTGAAGCCTTCGCAGAGCTTCCACAGAAAGTTATCTGGCGATACAAAGGGGAAAGACCATCCACCCTCGGGAACAATACCTTACTGGTGGACTGGATGCCTCAGAATGATCTCCTTGGTCACCCTAAAACAAAAGCCTTTGTGGCACATGGTGGAGCTAATGGAGTCCAGGAAGCCATCTATCATGGGGTTCCTCTTGTTGGTTTTGGGCATGTCTGGGACCAGCCTGACaatctttttaaaatgaaagtgAGGGGAGCAGCTAAGATGATTGACTTTGCAACTTTGGACAAGAGCTCCTTCCTGGAAACTATAAAGGAAGTTCTCCATGAGCGTTCATACCGGGAAAACATGCAACGACTCTCCAGACTCCATAAGGATGTACCTGTGAAGCCATTAGACAATGCTGTCTTCTGGGTTGAGCATGTTATGAGGCATGGTGGTGCTCCTCATCTACGAACTGAGTCTTACAAGATGCCCTGGTATGCTTACCACTCTGTTGATGTCATGCTGTTTCTACTGTCTGTAGTTTCTGTAGTAGTGTTCATTGTGTACAGAGTTATCAGATATTGCTGCTGTAGGCTGTGTATGAGGAGAAAGATGACCAAGCGAGAGTGA
- the LOC140535438 gene encoding UDP-glucuronosyltransferase 2C1-like isoform X1: protein MCPGLSKSAGSFDPRWVIQEFIKSHVNRFLEIWREGSIFARLILEIEMWEKNGEMFEKEKEIVMSIVEDKALVQSLKDAKYDLCLIDPVLISGLIIGHFLKLPLVFNARWTVHCEGHFAIAPSPLSYVPVPLQELSDRMTFSQRVLNVLMYFITELQINYYLASNYHEMCTRVLGPQVNYFEIVQGADLWLFRGDFVFEFPRPTMPNIVYMGGFQCKPSKPLSQDLEDFVQSSGEHGVIIMSLGTFIEQLPHDVANAIAEAFAELPQKVIWRYKGERPSTLGNNTLLVDWMPQNDLLGHPKTKAFVAHGGANGVQEAIYHGVPLVGFGHVWDQPDNLFKMKVRGAAKMIDFATLDKSSFLETIKEVLHERSYRENMQRLSRLHKDVPVKPLDNAVFWVEHVMRHGGAPHLRTESYKMPWYAYHSVDVMLFLLSVVSVVVFIVYRVIRYCCCRLCMRRKMTKRE from the exons ATGTGCCCTGGTCTTAGCAAGTCTGCTGGTAGCTTCGACCCAAGGTGGGTCATTCAGGAATTCATAAAGAGCCATGTAAACAGGTTCTTAGAAATCTGGAGGGAGGGTTCCATCTTCGCTCGCCTGATACTGGAGATAGAGATGTGGGAAAAAA ATGGAGAAATGTTTGAGAAGGAAAAGGAAATAGTTATGAGCATAGTTGAGGATAAGGCATTAGTGCAGTCCTTAAAAGATGCCAAATATGACCTGTGCCTTATTGACCCTGTTTTGATTAGTGGCCTTATCATTGGTCACTTTCTGAAACTGCCCCTAGTCTTCAATGCTCGGTGGACAGTCCATTGTGAAGGTCATTTTGCGATAGCTCCTTCACCACTTTCTTATGTCCCTGTGCCATTACAGGAGTTATCGGATCGCATGACCTTCTCCCAGAGAGTCCTGAACGTACTCATGTACTTCATTACTGAATTACAGATCAACTATTATTTGGCATCAAATTACCATGAAATGTGTACTCGCGTTTTAGGTCCACAAGTAAACTACTTTGAAATTGTCCAAGGAGCAGATTTATGGCTCTTTCGAGGTGATTTTGTCTTTGAATTTCCAAGACCCACAATGCCAAACATTGTCTACATGGGTGGTTTCCAGTGCAagccatcaaagcctctttcaCAAGATCTTGAAGACTTTGTTCAGAGCTCTGGAGAACATGGTGTCATCATCATGTCTCTGGGCACCTTTATCGAGCAGCTTCCTCATGATGTCGCCAATGCAATAGCTGAAGCCTTCGCAGAGCTTCCACAGAAAGTTATCTGGCGATACAAAGGGGAAAGACCATCCACCCTCGGGAACAATACCTTACTGGTGGACTGGATGCCTCAGAATGATCTCCTTGGTCACCCTAAAACAAAAGCCTTTGTGGCACATGGTGGAGCTAATGGAGTCCAGGAAGCCATCTATCATGGGGTTCCTCTTGTTGGTTTTGGGCATGTCTGGGACCAGCCTGACaatctttttaaaatgaaagtgAGGGGAGCAGCTAAGATGATTGACTTTGCAACTTTGGACAAGAGCTCCTTCCTGGAAACTATAAAGGAAGTTCTCCATGAGCGTTCATACCGGGAAAACATGCAACGACTCTCCAGACTCCATAAGGATGTACCTGTGAAGCCATTAGACAATGCTGTCTTCTGGGTTGAGCATGTTATGAGGCATGGTGGTGCTCCTCATCTACGAACTGAGTCTTACAAGATGCCCTGGTATGCTTACCACTCTGTTGATGTCATGCTGTTTCTACTGTCTGTAGTTTCTGTAGTAGTGTTCATTGTGTACAGAGTTATCAGATATTGCTGCTGTAGGCTGTGTATGAGGAGAAAGATGACCAAGCGAGAGTGA